The genomic DNA ATTGATATGGGTCATGATTCATCTAACGAGAATGAACCGAATTCGAgtgcaaattttttttatgaattattgcaTGATGCCGAACAACCTTTATTTCTAGGATGCACCCATGTGTCGAAGCTTTCATTTCTTGTGAAACTGTTGCATTTGAAATGTTTAAGTGGGTGGAGTAACAATTCATTCAACATGCTATTTGAGATAATAAGATCTACATTTCCAGTGAGTGAAACTGTGCCTTCTTCTTATTATGAAGCTAGGAAATTCATCCAAGTTTTAGGACTCGATTATGAAAAGATAGATGCATGCCTAAATGATTGCATACTTTTTCGAAAAGAATATGTAAATTATCATGAATGTGTGAAATGTGGTGCTCCTAGGTGGAAGTCAGTGGCAGGAAAAGAAGATGTAACTGGGAAAAAGGTACCTACAAAAATCCTGAGGTATTTTCCTTTAACCCCAAGGCTTCAAAGGCTATATATGTCATCCAAAACAGCTTCAAATATGCGATTGCACGAAGATAAACGTGTTAAGGATGGGTTATTACGTCATCCAGCTGATTCTGAAGCTTGGAAAAAGTTAGATGAGCATTATCCTTTGTTTTCAATTGAACCTCGTAATGTTAGACTTGGAATGGAAAGTGATGGATTTAATCCATTTGGCTCAATGAGCATTGCTCATAGTACATGGCTTGTGATTGTAGTTCCATATAGTTTGCCCCCTTGGATGTGCATGAAACAGCCTTATCTCATATTAACCTTACTTATTCCTGGTCCAAAAGCCCCTGGAAATCACATTGATGTTTATTTGCAACATTTGACTGAAGAATTGAAGGAGTTATGGGAGACCGGTGTTCAAACGTATGATGcctcaaagaaacaaaattttcagaTGCATATAGCTATTTTATGGACTATTAATGACTTTCCTGCCTATGCAAATTTGTCTGGATATAGTACAAAGGGAAAGTGGGCTTGTCCTTATTGCAACAAACACACCGAGTCTCATTGGCTAAGTTATGGGAAAAAAATTTGCTATATGGGCCACCGTCGATTTTTACCTAGGAACCATAAATGGCGTAATAATAAAGTTCATTTCAATGGAAAGGTGGAACGTAGGGACCGACCTCCACAACTGTCTAGATATGATGTGTTTGAACAATTATGCActgttgaaaaaggaaaatgggataATTCTAATGATACTTGGTTAAAacattggaagaaaaaaagtaTCTTCTTTGAGCTGCCTTATTGGAAAGAATTTTTGTTGCGTCACAATCTAGATGTTATgcacattgaaaaaaatgtatGTGGTAATGTCATTGGAACGATCATGCATATTCAAGGAAAATTGACAGATGGTAAGAAAGCTCGCATGGACTTGAAAGAGATGGGCATTAGAGAGACACTCCACCTACCCGgtgaagatgataaaataccTCTTGCATGTTACATAttgtcttcaaagaaaaattgatgttgtgtgaatttttgaaagaagttAAAGTACCAGATGGTTATTTGTTGAATATCTCAAGGTGTGTTAATATCAAGGAGAGCAAAATCTTGTTCTTAAAGAGTCATGATTGCCACATTCTTATGCAACGATTACTCCCTCTTGCTATACGGGGCCTTCTCCCTAAGGATGTTTTTGGTGCATTGATTGAATTGAGCAATTTTTTTCGAGAGATTTGTTCCAAAGTATTGAGGGTTGAAAGATTAAATGAACTTGAACTCCAAATTGCTGAAACTCTTTGCAAATTAGAACGAATCTTCCTTCCAACTTTTTTCAACATTATAAAACACTTGCCTATTCACTTACCTAGTGAAGCTAAGATTGCCGGCCCTGTCCAGTATCGTTGGATGTATCCAATTGAAAGGTTTGTACATGTTCTTATTCATACTagtttttttggaaaaaaaaaaaaagtttaccCCCTTATTAAGGAGTTTAAGAAAAGTTATCAATTTCTTTGACAGGTATTTACGCACATTGAAATCTTATGTCTGTAATAAGAGTTGTCCAGAGGGTTCAATTGCAGAGGGATATCTTGCAGAAGAATACCTTAATTTTTGTTCTAGATACCTAAAAGGATGTGAAACGAAATTCAATCGCATTGAAAGAAATGCTGACGGGGATGGTGTGAAAACAATTGGTGGATTATCTGTGTTTACTCAAACAGGTCGTGCTTTAGGAAAAGCGACTCAATGTGAGCTTGGAAGAGAGGAATGGTCCCAAGCTAGATTATATGTCCTTAAAAATTGTGATGAAATCCAATCATTCATAGAGTAAGTGATAATTTTGACATATTATAtaccaattaatttataacaattatttttccatgaaatttctCTTACTGCTTTTTGtgtgtaatttaaaataaagaacacAAACAATTGGTGGTCCAATCTCTAGCCCATTCCCATCCCAGAAACGTAGAAAACATTCACAATAGAGAATTTCCAAGTTGGTTTGAGCATAAGTAAGTATATTAAGATCCAATATGTATCATTTAAATGCTTTGTGGTTAAATGTTCAATGCCATCCATTTGAACTATATTGTTATTTAACCCATTTCCCTTTAAATGGATAGGTGACACAAAtgtataattcaaaaaatgacaaAGTCACCAATCATTTGTTATCACTTGCTCGAGGGCCAAATCATAGTGCATTGTCATACAAAGACTACATTGTTAATGGTTTTCGGTTCCACACCCGAGATCGAGAGAaagaattgaaaactcaaaatagtgGAGTTTTCGTGAGAGGGGAAACTAATAGTTTTGCAACTGCGAGAGATGGTAACCCAACCCTTGGTAATGTGGATTACTATGGCGTGTTAATGAATATTATCGAATTGCAATATCTTGGCGGTTTACGAGTAGTACTATTCAAGTGTGATTGGAGAGATGTATGCAATAAAGGAAGAGAAATCAAGACAGATAATTACGGGTTcacttccttaaattttgatagatcATTGCAGACTAATGAACCATTTATACTTGCTTGCTAAGCTGAACAAGTGttttatgtaagggaaataGGGGAACCTAATTGGTATGTTGTTTAACGATCACAACCTCGAAACTTTTATGATATGGATGCCTATGAAGCCATTAGTGATGAACCATTTCAACAAAATGATCTATCAAACATTGGCCAATGTTCAACCCAAGATGCGAATCTAAATGATTGAGTTTTCATGCCATAGAAGTGACATTCCGCTAGAGATTGCATTTGAAGAAGGGACATCAAGACAACGAAGAAAAATAATGTATCCTTCAgttaagagaaagagaaagactagaggaagaaggaaacaaaaaccAGTTTTAAgtgatgatgattgattttaTATGTCTTGCTTGCTTAGTTTtgatatgtttctttttttttttccctccattTTTCTAAAGCTTAGTGTATTTCagtgtttcctttttctttagtcACTTTCTATATATAAGTCTATGTTGTAGCCAATGGAGGGTATAACTGAAACCAACGAACAAACTCTTGTCACACCACCTAATTTTGATCCATCTACAAAACAAAGTTGCGCTGGTAAGAAATAATTATCTATGTTTTAATAGTTTGGTTTTCTCAtctgtaaaatgataaaataattattagtttttatttatcatatatttattgtataggatcatcatcatctaatgcaagaaaaagaggtcgagggaaaacaaagaataaaatactaaCATCTTTGGCTCCTGGTCAAAAATTGCCATTGGAATTCAATAATTATGGTCAAGCCATTGGATCAAATGCTAATGTGTTTGCAAGTCATATTGGCAAGATTGTTAAAGTATGTGAAGATGCACCAATTTCTTGCAAGTGTTGGGAAGATGTTCCACaagacaataagaataaaatgtattcTTATGTACTGGTAAGAtcaataa from Diospyros lotus cultivar Yz01 chromosome 4, ASM1463336v1, whole genome shotgun sequence includes the following:
- the LOC127799721 gene encoding uncharacterized protein LOC127799721: MDRSWMQLDDKLCDQYLNGVNDFLEFEFRNPRIDGKIQCPCLQCNNTYFFCQDDVKFHLVRYGIVKNYVSWYYHGEEVLVEVEISDEDDDNNDNGDMRPMLEEAFGLPNVNIDMGHDSSNENEPNSSANFFYELLHDAEQPLFLGCTHVSKLSFLVKLLHLKCLSGWSNNSFNMLFEIIRSTFPVSETVPSSYYEARKFIQVLGLDYEKIDACLNDCILFRKEYVNYHECVKCGAPRWKSVAGKEDVTGKKVPTKILRYFPLTPRLQRLYMSSKTASNMRLHEDKRVKDGLLRHPADSEAWKKLDEHYPLFSIEPRNVRLGMESDGFNPFGSMSIAHSTWLVIVVPYSLPPWMCMKQPYLILTLLIPGPKAPGNHIDVYLQHLTEELKELWETGVQTYDASKKQNFQMHIAILWTINDFPAYANLSGYSTKGNEAKIAGPVQYRWMYPIERYLRTLKSYVCNKSCPEGSIAEGYLAEEYLNFCSRYLKGCETKFNRIERNADGDGVKTIGGLSVFTQTGRALGKATQCELGREEWSQARLYVLKNCDEIQSFIE